The Neobacillus sp. OS1-2 genome includes a window with the following:
- a CDS encoding aminotransferase class V-fold PLP-dependent enzyme — MSHPFKEQRKLFPTLTNTIHLSSCSQSAISLPVKDAINRYVESWTENGMDWNGWMERVQDAKNEFAALINADPEEIAVLSSVSDAASAFASALSFTSDRNKVVTTDIDFPCIGHVWLSHKKRNAQVTFVPADENHTIPFEAYEKAIDTNTLVTSIAHVSYYNGFKQNLKSLSSLAHSNGSFLFVDAYQSAGSVPIDVKDSHIDALVAGAQKFLLGVPGIAFMYIRKELANQLEPLTTGWFSRQNPFAFTNQILDYADGTRRFDTGTPPMINAYAAHAGISLLNDIGIKPIETYLEHLSSVCIATAQKHGLEIASPLDIQQKGSTTAIRVKNAGFLEGHLKSQGMIVSARNDVLRIAPHFYNTEEEVVQTIEAIAHALITK; from the coding sequence ATGAGTCATCCTTTTAAAGAACAAAGAAAACTTTTCCCAACACTTACGAATACCATTCATTTATCCAGTTGCTCACAAAGCGCGATCAGCTTGCCAGTGAAAGATGCGATAAATCGTTACGTGGAAAGCTGGACTGAAAACGGCATGGATTGGAATGGCTGGATGGAGCGTGTTCAAGATGCAAAAAATGAATTTGCCGCACTAATCAATGCAGATCCAGAAGAGATCGCTGTATTATCTAGTGTTTCGGACGCCGCCTCCGCATTCGCAAGTGCACTTTCCTTTACATCCGATCGAAATAAAGTAGTGACAACAGATATTGATTTTCCTTGCATTGGACATGTTTGGCTTTCTCACAAAAAGAGAAATGCTCAAGTGACCTTTGTACCTGCTGATGAGAATCATACAATCCCATTTGAAGCCTATGAAAAAGCAATTGATACCAACACGCTTGTCACGTCCATCGCACATGTATCTTATTATAACGGCTTCAAGCAAAATTTGAAATCGCTCTCCTCCCTTGCACATAGCAATGGATCATTCTTATTTGTCGATGCCTACCAGTCGGCGGGAAGCGTTCCGATTGACGTCAAAGACAGCCATATCGATGCCCTTGTTGCGGGAGCCCAGAAGTTTTTACTAGGAGTTCCGGGAATCGCCTTTATGTATATAAGAAAAGAACTCGCCAATCAATTAGAGCCCCTGACAACCGGATGGTTTAGCCGGCAAAATCCCTTTGCCTTTACCAATCAAATTTTGGACTACGCGGACGGTACCAGGAGATTTGATACCGGTACACCACCCATGATCAATGCCTATGCAGCACATGCGGGAATTTCACTCTTAAATGATATTGGCATCAAACCGATTGAAACCTATCTAGAACATTTATCTAGCGTTTGTATAGCTACAGCGCAAAAACATGGATTGGAGATCGCAAGTCCTTTAGATATTCAGCAAAAAGGAAGTACTACCGCCATACGGGTTAAAAATGCCGGCTTTTTGGAAGGTCACTTGAAGTCCCAAGGAATGATTGTATCCGCCCGTAATGATGTGCTTAGAATTGCTCCGCATTTCTACAACACAGAAGAAGAAGTGGTCCAAACCATTGAGGCGATTGCCCATGCTCTTATTACAAAGTAA
- a CDS encoding YitT family protein: MLLLQSKKIAAILLGTFLVAAAYYVFQKPNGITAPGLGGIAVIVANVLHSPLGLIYFVLNIPIFLIGYRSIGSSFAFFSLIGMGALSLFLAILSTIPTLPSPIVGCILGGVLSGIGIGIVIQAGATTGGLDIASVVIAKHFPFITIGKTMMVVNGFVLFLTFLTDGFDHTVLTFISIIIAGKSVDSSISLIQRYKNEEASL; this comes from the coding sequence ATGCTCTTATTACAAAGTAAAAAGATAGCAGCGATTCTACTCGGAACCTTCCTTGTAGCTGCTGCTTACTATGTTTTTCAAAAACCAAATGGGATTACAGCACCAGGATTAGGGGGAATTGCCGTTATAGTGGCGAACGTCCTGCATTCTCCCTTAGGACTAATCTATTTTGTACTCAATATTCCTATATTTTTAATCGGATACCGTTCCATCGGTTCCTCTTTTGCTTTCTTTAGTCTAATTGGAATGGGGGCACTCTCTCTCTTCTTAGCCATTTTATCGACAATCCCCACCCTTCCTTCACCGATAGTCGGTTGTATTTTAGGCGGGGTTCTCTCTGGGATTGGTATTGGCATCGTGATTCAAGCTGGCGCAACCACCGGTGGGCTTGATATTGCCAGTGTCGTGATTGCCAAGCATTTCCCCTTCATCACGATTGGAAAGACAATGATGGTCGTTAATGGCTTTGTCCTTTTTTTAACCTTTTTAACAGACGGATTTGATCATACGGTTCTTACTTTTATTAGCATTATCATTGCAGGAAAAAGCGTGGATTCATCGATATCCTTAATTCAACGATACAAAAATGAGGAGGCCAGTTTATGA
- a CDS encoding response regulator — translation MLRVMLIDDEEDALDLLEILLQQNENVAIVGRFTDPFQALQAFEGNGIDLVFLDIDMPGLKGTEVARKMKSINPQLMVVFVTAYSEYAVEAFEIQSNDYLLKPVTPERLQLCISRIRPIIIEQRQSQNEIVHPPIQCMGGLYLHLPGDQKRTLSWKTKKEKEVCAFLVHHLDQPVDTDSIIEAIWPEHDLKKAKGYLYTCLSYLRKSLKESGLQVEINKIGKGFAFAANGVKSDEQLVREKLLDLHANGDFDETLFQQIHSLYKGDYMESSGYQWGVSRQIELKNLYIRAVIRRYEYFKDRNLTLAEESLQCILTMIPDSEKYARELMRIYIELGRRNAAIVVYRKLEQTIHELGIELEQETVQLLKHLNVTLH, via the coding sequence GTGTTACGTGTGATGCTCATTGATGATGAAGAAGATGCACTTGATCTATTAGAAATATTATTACAACAGAATGAAAATGTAGCGATTGTTGGACGTTTTACAGATCCATTCCAGGCGTTACAGGCCTTTGAAGGGAATGGGATTGATCTTGTTTTCCTTGATATTGATATGCCAGGCCTTAAGGGGACAGAGGTTGCGAGAAAAATGAAGTCAATTAACCCGCAATTAATGGTGGTATTTGTAACGGCCTATTCAGAATATGCTGTTGAGGCATTTGAAATTCAATCGAATGATTATTTATTAAAACCAGTTACACCGGAACGATTGCAGCTATGTATTTCACGTATCCGGCCTATCATCATAGAACAGCGCCAATCTCAGAATGAGATAGTCCACCCTCCTATCCAGTGTATGGGAGGCCTTTATCTCCATTTGCCTGGTGATCAGAAACGGACACTATCATGGAAAACAAAAAAGGAGAAAGAAGTGTGTGCCTTTTTGGTTCATCATCTTGATCAACCTGTCGATACAGATAGTATCATTGAAGCTATTTGGCCTGAGCATGATTTGAAGAAGGCAAAAGGGTATTTATATACGTGTTTGTCGTACTTGCGAAAGAGTTTAAAAGAGTCTGGGCTTCAGGTGGAAATAAATAAAATCGGAAAAGGATTTGCCTTTGCAGCAAACGGTGTAAAAAGTGACGAGCAACTAGTGAGGGAGAAATTGCTAGACCTACATGCAAACGGGGACTTTGATGAAACCCTTTTTCAACAAATCCATTCTCTATATAAAGGAGACTATATGGAGAGTTCTGGTTATCAGTGGGGAGTCTCTAGGCAAATTGAGTTAAAGAATCTGTATATTCGTGCGGTGATTCGGCGTTATGAATATTTCAAAGACCGAAATCTGACGCTGGCAGAAGAAAGTTTACAGTGTATATTGACGATGATCCCTGATTCTGAAAAATATGCCCGGGAATTGATGCGGATATATATAGAATTAGGCAGGCGGAATGCGGCCATTGTGGTATATAGGAAATTGGAACAAACGATTCATGAACTGGGAATTGAATTAGAACAAGAAACGGTTCAGTTATTGAAGCATCTGAACGTAACTTTACATTAA
- a CDS encoding Crp/Fnr family transcriptional regulator: MNIWVEHGNWDPELFKQHGTKKFYPKGTCLFMEHQALSDIYLILTGRVRAYLLSPSGEERHLFVIGSNSIMGECNVWSGETYPYCAAASTDIEVIRIPHAPFREIVRGTPDLFEQVLQSMSQKQNALLVQTHLMSFSNIEERVMFVLAQLAETYGESSGDGVLIAIPFTHQELSQVVGSSRVSVSNVMLYLQEKGLISKVNKQYLIHSINAFKLLTYDKFNSKHD; this comes from the coding sequence ATGAATATATGGGTGGAACATGGAAATTGGGATCCTGAACTTTTTAAGCAGCATGGAACGAAAAAATTCTACCCTAAGGGTACCTGCCTTTTTATGGAGCATCAGGCTTTGTCGGATATTTATTTAATCCTAACTGGACGAGTAAGGGCGTACCTGTTGTCCCCTTCTGGTGAAGAACGGCATTTGTTTGTAATAGGGTCGAATTCTATCATGGGTGAATGCAATGTTTGGTCTGGTGAAACCTATCCGTATTGTGCTGCTGCCTCAACAGACATAGAAGTCATTCGAATTCCCCATGCACCATTCCGAGAAATTGTTAGAGGAACTCCAGACCTATTTGAACAAGTGCTGCAATCCATGAGCCAAAAACAAAACGCCTTGCTTGTGCAAACACACCTAATGAGTTTTTCAAACATTGAAGAACGTGTCATGTTTGTGCTGGCACAATTGGCTGAAACATATGGCGAAAGCTCGGGCGATGGTGTTTTGATTGCCATACCCTTTACCCATCAAGAACTTTCCCAGGTCGTTGGCTCCTCGAGAGTAAGCGTCTCCAATGTCATGCTTTATTTACAAGAAAAGGGCTTAATTAGTAAAGTAAATAAACAATACCTGATTCACTCCATAAACGCCTTTAAACTTTTAACCTATGATAAGTTTAATTCCAAACACGATTGA
- a CDS encoding amino acid permease — MKDHLIKQEEGLQRALTDRQLTMIAIGGAIGTGLFMGSGIAIGYAGPGVLISYVITACIAVIMMFSLSEMAVVHPTAGSFGTYAEMYLNSWVGFLVRYTYWAAQVIAIGSEAVAVGIYMQYWFPSIPVWLWALGFGAIILYVNSRSVGNFGTIEYWFAMIKVVAIVLFIIFGITVVFGIGHSESVGFSHYTDNQGFFPHGFKGVWMGVLMAIFSFYGVEIIAVTAGESKNPQKAVPKAMKTMIIRLFLFYILSLAIILAIVPWAHAGAQVVEQSPFVKVFESSGIRYAAGIMNFVVLTAALSSMNTNLYLTSRMLFSLSRGRYAPKALGNLSKTGTPVNAILASSGGVLIASLVSYFSPMAFNYLFGVALFGGILVWIIILVSHLNFRKTVHLHHPEPLPVKAPLFPLLQWIGIILLSAILITMAFSPDFRVAWIVGVPFIIVVSIIFFLRRKTMPAVIDNQVKF, encoded by the coding sequence ATGAAGGATCATTTAATCAAGCAAGAAGAAGGGTTGCAACGGGCCCTTACTGACCGACAACTAACGATGATTGCCATTGGTGGAGCAATAGGAACCGGATTGTTTATGGGAAGTGGAATTGCGATTGGCTATGCAGGTCCGGGTGTACTGATTAGCTATGTCATTACTGCGTGCATTGCTGTGATCATGATGTTCAGTCTATCTGAAATGGCCGTCGTACACCCTACAGCTGGCTCATTTGGTACCTATGCGGAAATGTATCTCAATTCCTGGGTAGGGTTCTTAGTTCGGTATACGTATTGGGCTGCCCAAGTGATTGCCATCGGGAGCGAAGCTGTAGCGGTAGGAATTTATATGCAATATTGGTTCCCCTCGATCCCTGTTTGGCTTTGGGCACTGGGATTTGGCGCCATTATCCTCTATGTAAACAGCCGTTCTGTAGGGAATTTTGGAACAATTGAATATTGGTTTGCGATGATTAAAGTCGTGGCCATTGTTCTCTTTATCATTTTCGGAATCACCGTCGTATTTGGCATTGGACATTCCGAATCCGTAGGTTTTAGCCATTATACAGACAACCAAGGTTTCTTTCCACATGGGTTTAAGGGGGTGTGGATGGGTGTGCTGATGGCCATTTTCTCCTTTTACGGAGTAGAAATTATTGCCGTTACCGCCGGTGAGTCAAAGAACCCACAAAAGGCCGTTCCAAAAGCCATGAAAACGATGATTATCCGATTATTCCTCTTCTATATCTTGTCGTTGGCCATTATTCTTGCCATCGTCCCTTGGGCACATGCCGGTGCACAAGTAGTGGAACAGAGCCCGTTTGTAAAAGTATTCGAAAGCTCTGGCATTCGGTATGCAGCCGGAATTATGAACTTTGTCGTATTAACAGCTGCGTTATCAAGTATGAACACAAACCTATATCTCACATCACGAATGCTTTTCTCCTTATCACGCGGCCGCTACGCTCCCAAGGCTTTAGGAAATTTAAGCAAAACGGGAACCCCTGTGAATGCAATCTTAGCGTCTAGCGGAGGCGTCTTGATCGCCAGTCTAGTTTCCTATTTTAGTCCCATGGCTTTTAATTATCTTTTTGGGGTTGCCCTATTTGGCGGCATCCTCGTATGGATTATCATTCTAGTAAGCCACTTGAACTTTAGAAAAACGGTCCATTTGCATCACCCGGAACCACTGCCTGTAAAAGCCCCCTTGTTTCCATTATTGCAGTGGATTGGGATTATTTTATTAAGTGCCATTCTAATTACGATGGCCTTTTCCCCAGACTTCCGAGTCGCATGGATCGTGGGAGTGCCTTTTATTATCGTCGTGAGCATCATCTTCTTCCTACGCCGGAAAACAATGCCGGCCGTAATCGACAATCAGGTAAAATTCTAA
- a CDS encoding ATP-binding protein, with translation MRKKIQSIAITFLIFVLICFVLYFAFTDHTKQTPKAAEGYLQLSSWDFSTDQPVPLNGEWEFYPHQLLFHDDFDSNGRKLNRDMIKVPGKFNHEMKSLGVATYRLHVKVKDTNQVYGLKLSSIQVANRIMLNGKTIGESGKPAEKGGYVARNKPYTSYINLQPGWNELIVQVANYDLRGSGGINGPLYLGSAKQISALDNQALSHDWIIVVSFLIMGLYFVGLYSQRKEDTSLIIFGLVCICSALFAAVSGERVIFDLFPKLPFWLYYRIQILSSIGTGMGMVLFVYTAFQSYCTRVIIQIGLIAGSIMSLLALVFLTHLYTGVFLPIISGYITLTLLYVTYVFVLAALHRIEGSIYLAVAAVALIAYALTQTAYSYFAVRVYKVIPFEPFLFLIMLALFMSWRFSNAFQKNKELSVRLLKADKMKDEFLARTSHEFKSPLHGIMNISRSILNDPDHPLTEGHRERLQLITTITDRLSQLVYDILDFSKLQEGELTIHLEPVDIRSTIDVNLQIYSFLATDRNIQLENQVPEKLPYALADESRVVQIISNLLDNAIKHTENGVVQIVAEAQNGMIEISVRDTGAGMEEEEIPLIFKPFQTLESQTAQQGVGLGLTIVKQLVELQNGEIRVLSTKGEGTTFTIALPIANRGDEPTKKNQDPGKTAKLPEYTFATPYYLEQQGEYTVLIADDNFSNLRILIDALTSIHCNVIAVQNGHEVMEQLNKQHAIDLAILDLMMPGMSGYEVCQAIRTNYSLTEFPVLMVTAAIQPKDKVSAFAAGANDFLPKPFDLDELKARIGSLLAMKDSFSRALNLEIAFLQSQIKPHFLYNALNSIVASSYKDMERSRNLTLKLADYLRGSFHFNNLQKRVPFSQELNLIQSYVEIERARFRDRIQVEYKIDSVMHEVKIPPLLIQPLVENAIRHGIGKQLEGGTVKLTAYRDRGYNHFEVEDNGVGMKGSFLESLNGDTNESNGVGLKNIRRRMKHEYGLDLTIQSEPEVGTKVSVRIPCEPE, from the coding sequence ATGAGAAAAAAGATCCAATCCATTGCCATTACCTTCTTGATATTCGTTTTGATTTGTTTCGTTCTCTATTTTGCTTTTACCGATCATACGAAACAAACTCCAAAAGCAGCAGAAGGGTATTTACAACTTTCCTCCTGGGATTTCTCTACGGACCAGCCTGTTCCGTTAAATGGCGAGTGGGAGTTTTACCCCCATCAGCTTTTGTTCCATGATGATTTTGATTCTAATGGAAGAAAATTAAATCGAGATATGATCAAAGTGCCGGGGAAATTTAATCACGAGATGAAGTCGCTGGGTGTGGCAACTTATCGCTTGCATGTAAAAGTAAAGGATACCAATCAAGTTTATGGTTTGAAATTATCTTCAATACAAGTAGCCAATCGGATTATGCTGAATGGGAAAACCATTGGAGAGAGTGGAAAGCCGGCAGAAAAAGGTGGCTATGTAGCAAGGAATAAGCCTTATACAAGCTATATCAACTTACAGCCGGGTTGGAATGAACTCATTGTTCAAGTGGCCAATTATGACTTACGGGGAAGCGGTGGGATTAACGGACCACTCTATCTAGGTTCTGCCAAGCAAATTTCTGCTCTAGACAATCAGGCACTCTCCCATGATTGGATTATCGTTGTTTCCTTTCTGATTATGGGTCTGTATTTCGTCGGGTTATATTCACAGCGTAAGGAAGACACTTCCTTGATTATTTTCGGACTGGTCTGTATTTGTTCGGCACTGTTTGCGGCAGTAAGTGGCGAAAGAGTCATCTTTGACCTATTCCCCAAGCTTCCATTTTGGTTATATTATCGAATACAGATTTTATCTTCTATCGGCACGGGGATGGGGATGGTCCTTTTCGTCTATACAGCATTTCAGTCGTATTGTACACGAGTTATCATTCAAATTGGCTTGATTGCTGGATCCATCATGAGTCTATTGGCGCTCGTCTTTCTTACTCATCTTTATACAGGCGTGTTTTTACCGATTATATCAGGATATATCACGTTGACATTATTATATGTTACCTATGTTTTCGTATTAGCAGCTCTCCATCGAATAGAGGGCAGCATTTATCTTGCGGTGGCTGCGGTAGCTTTAATCGCCTATGCACTCACTCAAACGGCCTATTCCTATTTTGCTGTACGGGTATATAAGGTGATTCCCTTTGAACCGTTCCTGTTTTTAATCATGCTGGCGTTGTTTATGTCATGGCGGTTTTCAAATGCCTTTCAGAAAAACAAAGAGCTCTCTGTCCGGCTTCTTAAAGCGGATAAAATGAAGGATGAGTTTCTTGCTAGAACCTCCCATGAGTTTAAATCGCCGCTGCATGGCATTATGAATATCTCACGTTCTATTCTGAATGATCCGGATCATCCATTAACGGAGGGCCATCGGGAACGGCTGCAATTGATTACCACGATTACAGACAGACTTTCACAGTTAGTGTATGATATTTTAGATTTTTCAAAGCTACAAGAAGGAGAATTGACCATTCACTTAGAACCGGTCGATATCCGTTCAACGATTGACGTCAATCTGCAAATCTATTCTTTTCTGGCGACGGATCGAAATATTCAGCTGGAAAATCAGGTACCTGAGAAGCTTCCTTATGCGCTTGCGGATGAAAGCCGTGTTGTCCAAATTATCAGCAACTTACTTGATAATGCTATTAAGCATACTGAAAATGGTGTTGTTCAAATAGTAGCTGAAGCACAAAATGGAATGATTGAGATTTCCGTTCGCGATACAGGTGCGGGGATGGAAGAGGAAGAGATTCCGCTAATTTTCAAACCCTTTCAAACGTTGGAGTCGCAGACAGCTCAGCAAGGAGTAGGACTGGGATTGACGATTGTCAAGCAGCTTGTTGAACTGCAAAATGGGGAAATACGCGTTTTATCCACAAAGGGTGAGGGAACCACATTTACCATCGCTCTACCGATTGCAAATAGAGGAGACGAACCAACTAAAAAGAATCAGGATCCGGGTAAAACGGCAAAGCTGCCGGAGTATACCTTTGCAACGCCCTATTATTTGGAACAACAAGGCGAATATACTGTTCTGATTGCGGATGATAACTTTTCCAATTTAAGAATATTAATCGATGCCCTTACATCCATTCATTGTAATGTCATTGCGGTTCAAAATGGTCATGAGGTGATGGAGCAGCTTAACAAACAACATGCGATTGACTTGGCTATTTTGGATCTAATGATGCCGGGTATGTCTGGTTATGAGGTTTGCCAGGCCATTCGTACCAACTATTCCTTAACAGAGTTCCCTGTGTTAATGGTAACAGCAGCCATTCAACCGAAGGATAAGGTGTCCGCCTTTGCGGCGGGAGCGAATGACTTCTTGCCAAAACCATTTGACCTTGATGAGTTAAAGGCAAGGATTGGCAGTTTGCTTGCGATGAAGGATTCTTTCAGCAGGGCCTTAAATTTAGAGATCGCTTTCTTGCAGTCACAGATTAAACCGCATTTTCTTTATAACGCTTTGAACAGTATTGTTGCGTCAAGTTACAAGGATATGGAAAGATCGAGAAATTTAACGCTAAAGCTCGCTGATTATTTACGAGGAAGTTTTCATTTTAATAATTTGCAAAAGCGGGTTCCCTTTAGCCAGGAATTAAATTTGATTCAATCGTATGTAGAGATTGAACGGGCTCGGTTTAGAGACCGCATTCAAGTTGAATACAAGATTGATTCCGTTATGCACGAAGTCAAGATTCCTCCACTTCTCATTCAGCCGCTTGTTGAGAATGCCATTCGGCATGGGATTGGAAAGCAGCTTGAAGGAGGAACAGTGAAACTAACTGCCTATCGTGATCGGGGATATAATCATTTCGAAGTTGAAGATAATGGAGTAGGGATGAAAGGGAGCTTTCTCGAAAGTTTAAATGGTGATACAAACGAAAGCAATGGAGTAGGTTTAAAAAATATTCGTAGAAGAATGA